In Hallerella succinigenes, the following are encoded in one genomic region:
- a CDS encoding sugar-binding protein has protein sequence MNAKIQKPIWKCLFVTLLLASFSFAGFSEYRDRDQSRFIMKPAKPFRPDKDVVTVVMREAVPRGGGYTYQYPRENPEPFMTDKYAKEGALSMEIELIASDYSGVAICIAGSVDLTPYLEEGVLEFWIKGAKGGENALFVLVDDGVKSGGESLQVKLRSKSLGEITTEWTHYSIPLKLFGMTGLYWDAKNTRDVMLPFAWDKFKGFRLEVRKDENESFKVWIDDIVIKKHGKPYEGPANYPFRNAI, from the coding sequence ATGAATGCAAAGATACAGAAACCCATCTGGAAGTGCCTTTTCGTGACACTTCTTCTTGCGTCGTTCTCTTTTGCCGGATTTAGTGAATACCGCGATCGAGATCAATCCCGCTTTATCATGAAACCCGCTAAGCCGTTCCGCCCGGATAAGGACGTCGTTACTGTCGTGATGCGCGAAGCTGTCCCCCGTGGCGGTGGATACACTTACCAGTATCCGCGTGAAAACCCGGAACCGTTTATGACGGATAAGTACGCCAAGGAAGGCGCTCTTTCCATGGAAATCGAATTGATCGCTAGCGATTACTCCGGTGTGGCTATCTGTATCGCCGGTTCTGTGGACCTGACTCCGTACCTCGAAGAAGGAGTTCTCGAATTCTGGATTAAAGGTGCCAAGGGTGGTGAAAACGCTCTGTTCGTGCTCGTGGACGATGGCGTGAAGAGCGGTGGTGAATCGCTCCAGGTCAAGCTCCGTTCCAAGAGCCTTGGTGAAATTACGACGGAATGGACTCATTACAGCATTCCGCTGAAGCTCTTCGGTATGACGGGTCTTTATTGGGATGCCAAGAACACCCGTGACGTGATGCTTCCCTTTGCGTGGGATAAGTTCAAGGGTTTCCGTCTTGAAGTCCGTAAGGATGAAAACGAATCCTTCAAGGTGTGGATTGACGACATCGTCATCAAGAAGCATGGCAAGCCGTACGAAGGTCCGGCCAACTATCCATTCCGCAATGCGATTTAA
- a CDS encoding glycoside hydrolase family 5 protein, with the protein MEKILMPLLGFAITTMVACSSDSGQLSAVESSSSAESSATVVAVDYSLGRAMNARLGRGINLGNSWDSKSYADDVPEEPYNFGYNDDLDGGWGNPIKDGDFEIVKNAGFNSVRIPVRWQHNSNPTTHEVNPERLAGVMEDVQLALNQGLAVIVDFHWYQELMNAANDYTNDPTNNAAAYEAEKTHFLAIWAQVATALNVFPDSMLVLEILNEPTIKDATVLNDVMLSAYNVIRSAAPGKTIMFESYHAAKFNDIGALQLPQDGNIIFSGHYYEPYTYTHAGHGYTCAGDETYSTTATTDFPKYVALAQSLYPDVNGGHIPMNMGEFGVAAGARSSCGEAKGPSDKYWALWSKKTIAAAEKYGMSWTYWGFTKVGGFEAYDRYNNTWYTGILDALFQN; encoded by the coding sequence ATGGAAAAAATTTTGATGCCCCTTCTCGGATTCGCTATAACGACGATGGTCGCCTGCTCTAGCGATTCTGGACAGCTCTCTGCGGTCGAATCTTCAAGTTCTGCAGAAAGCTCGGCAACTGTCGTTGCCGTAGACTACTCCCTGGGACGCGCAATGAACGCCCGTCTTGGACGTGGCATCAACTTGGGAAATTCCTGGGATTCCAAGTCATACGCGGATGATGTTCCGGAAGAACCCTATAATTTTGGTTACAACGACGATCTGGACGGCGGCTGGGGAAACCCGATCAAGGACGGCGACTTCGAGATCGTCAAAAACGCCGGTTTTAACTCTGTCCGTATTCCTGTGCGCTGGCAGCACAACTCCAATCCGACCACCCACGAAGTCAATCCGGAACGCTTGGCCGGAGTGATGGAAGACGTACAACTTGCGCTGAATCAAGGACTTGCAGTGATAGTCGACTTTCACTGGTACCAGGAATTGATGAACGCGGCAAACGATTACACGAACGATCCGACAAACAATGCGGCAGCTTACGAAGCGGAAAAGACCCACTTTTTAGCCATCTGGGCCCAGGTGGCGACCGCTCTGAATGTTTTCCCGGATTCGATGCTCGTGCTTGAAATTTTGAACGAACCGACTATCAAGGACGCAACCGTCTTGAACGATGTGATGCTTTCTGCTTACAACGTAATCCGCAGCGCCGCTCCGGGCAAGACGATCATGTTCGAATCTTACCACGCGGCCAAATTCAACGACATCGGAGCCTTACAGCTTCCGCAGGACGGAAACATCATCTTTTCCGGTCACTATTATGAACCGTACACCTACACGCACGCAGGTCACGGTTACACCTGCGCTGGCGACGAAACCTATTCGACGACCGCGACGACGGACTTTCCGAAGTATGTGGCACTCGCCCAGTCCCTTTACCCAGACGTAAACGGCGGACATATTCCGATGAACATGGGTGAATTCGGCGTGGCGGCAGGTGCCCGCAGCAGTTGCGGCGAAGCAAAGGGTCCAAGCGACAAGTATTGGGCTCTTTGGAGCAAGAAGACGATCGCCGCCGCTGAAAAATACGGTATGAGCTGGACCTACTGGGGCTTTACCAAGGTGGGCGGTTTTGAAGCTTATGACCGCTACAACAACACCTGGTACACGGGTATTCTTGATGCCTTGTTCCAGAATTAA
- the lpxA gene encoding acyl-ACP--UDP-N-acetylglucosamine O-acyltransferase: MMIHPSAYVSPNAQVADSACIGPWCLVEDFVEIGENVVLESRVHVLSHVKIGAGTKVFDGASLGNIPQDLKFGGEETTLEIGERCTIREYATLHRGTAATGKTVVGDDVLMMAYVHVAHDCRIGNGVVISNAVQLAGHVQIGEYANLGGTAGVTQNCRIGAFSFIGAALKVDKDVPPYVKALGNPLRFAGVNLHALRRFPERFPESKIVEIERMYREFYHSKRPAEEMAKEMAKSEDLVIQNFFAENRPLIR, translated from the coding sequence ATGATGATTCACCCTTCCGCCTATGTGAGCCCAAACGCTCAAGTTGCAGATTCTGCTTGTATCGGCCCTTGGTGCCTTGTGGAAGATTTTGTCGAAATCGGCGAAAATGTTGTCCTCGAATCCCGCGTTCACGTTCTTTCGCATGTAAAAATCGGGGCGGGAACCAAAGTCTTTGACGGCGCAAGCCTCGGGAACATCCCGCAGGACCTCAAGTTTGGCGGTGAAGAAACCACACTCGAAATCGGCGAACGCTGCACGATCCGCGAATATGCGACTCTCCACCGCGGCACTGCAGCCACCGGCAAGACGGTCGTCGGCGACGATGTGCTCATGATGGCGTACGTCCATGTGGCACACGACTGCCGCATCGGAAACGGGGTCGTCATCTCGAATGCAGTCCAGCTTGCCGGTCACGTTCAGATAGGGGAATATGCGAACTTGGGCGGCACCGCAGGCGTCACCCAGAACTGTCGCATCGGCGCGTTCAGCTTTATCGGCGCGGCACTCAAAGTCGACAAGGATGTTCCCCCGTATGTGAAGGCGCTCGGAAATCCGCTCCGTTTCGCCGGGGTCAATCTACACGCCTTGCGTCGTTTCCCGGAGCGTTTCCCCGAAAGCAAAATCGTTGAAATCGAACGCATGTACCGCGAATTCTACCATTCCAAACGCCCCGCCGAAGAAATGGCAAAAGAAATGGCGAAATCCGAAGATCTCGTCATTCAAAATTTCTTTGCGGAAAATCGTCCGCTGATTCGCTAA
- a CDS encoding glycosyltransferase yields MLSICILGVLTALYAVLFLFFSIGLLRAKKDKEKSEKFWTVSVIVPLRNEEEHAKRTLEALNAQDYTGEWEVICVNDRSTDNTPQILEEFAAAHPRFSVVHVPMDAPYLESPKKRALETGFKQAKYEILMTMDADCLPPKGWVRSMANRFRGNIAIVQGPKKNSGSPGVVHAFQKLETLGYTSIEAAGFSMGIPMVASAAALAYKKDLFFKVGGFGDLVHLSSGDDDMLVHKMIHEPDVGFCYNLDKEAVVETAPVDTFKGLLNQRARWSSNGTSYSNHLYTFFLTLIYTFYVWLFVSPWLALFLDFPWSWFLVPFAVKFAVDVLFLSIGAIRLGETKLLAALPMTELLQVPIITVAVPLGIFKIFRWK; encoded by the coding sequence ATGCTAAGCATTTGCATTCTCGGAGTCCTTACAGCGCTTTACGCGGTGCTCTTCCTGTTCTTTTCGATTGGCCTTTTGCGTGCTAAAAAAGACAAGGAAAAATCGGAAAAGTTCTGGACCGTTTCGGTCATTGTTCCTCTGCGCAACGAAGAGGAACATGCAAAGCGAACCCTCGAAGCCTTGAATGCTCAAGATTATACCGGCGAATGGGAAGTCATCTGTGTAAACGACCGTTCGACCGACAATACTCCACAGATACTCGAAGAATTCGCCGCGGCACATCCGAGATTTTCGGTGGTTCATGTTCCGATGGACGCGCCTTACCTCGAAAGTCCCAAAAAGCGTGCGCTCGAAACGGGTTTTAAACAGGCGAAGTACGAAATTCTGATGACGATGGACGCCGACTGCTTACCGCCGAAAGGCTGGGTCCGCTCCATGGCGAACCGCTTCCGAGGAAACATCGCGATTGTGCAGGGGCCGAAAAAAAATTCCGGTTCGCCGGGAGTCGTCCACGCCTTTCAAAAGCTCGAAACCCTCGGTTATACTTCGATTGAAGCGGCTGGCTTCAGCATGGGCATTCCGATGGTCGCAAGCGCGGCGGCTCTCGCCTATAAAAAAGACCTCTTCTTTAAGGTCGGCGGATTTGGCGATCTCGTGCACCTTTCTTCCGGCGACGACGACATGCTCGTGCACAAGATGATCCACGAGCCGGATGTCGGATTCTGCTACAATCTGGACAAGGAAGCGGTCGTCGAAACCGCTCCGGTCGATACCTTCAAAGGTTTGCTGAATCAACGCGCCCGCTGGTCGAGCAACGGAACCAGTTACAGCAATCACCTTTACACTTTTTTCCTGACGCTGATTTATACTTTTTATGTGTGGCTCTTTGTGTCGCCGTGGCTTGCGCTGTTTCTCGATTTTCCATGGAGCTGGTTCCTTGTGCCGTTTGCGGTCAAGTTCGCCGTTGATGTACTATTCCTTTCGATTGGAGCGATTCGCCTCGGAGAAACCAAACTTTTAGCGGCGCTTCCGATGACCGAGCTGTTGCAAGTCCCCATCATCACGGTGGCTGTTCCGCTTGGAATCTTTAAGATTTTCCGTTGGAAATGA
- a CDS encoding tyrosine-type recombinase/integrase, giving the protein MRFEKAAESWFGKAAADWKESTLAKYRALLRKHLLPAFGGMEAEGIGTGDVRDFAERELSGFSISARRFALSTLSRILQFSLPAELFRALEFPKGGKVRKGKADSLLPGELAALIRTLEGNKNPKRENTAHVLLLIAFTGMRLGEACALRLSDFDFVRNTVRIHATLERLPVENGGTADGAKGKARTALRLLPAKTASGEREIPIPEKLLARLKEMAAENPPEAPLTTRDPRTLQNHFKKFLKAAGISKDAHIHTLRHTFATHSLSAGADLKTLSATLGHASTHTTLDLYVHPTFESKRRLQEAFRLFIAHPEKWGRQGDDADWGEGFGKGRPFG; this is encoded by the coding sequence ATGCGGTTCGAGAAAGCGGCGGAAAGCTGGTTCGGGAAGGCGGCGGCGGATTGGAAGGAAAGCACGCTGGCGAAATACAGGGCGCTTTTGCGGAAGCATCTGCTGCCGGCGTTCGGGGGCATGGAGGCGGAAGGAATCGGGACGGGGGATGTGCGGGATTTCGCGGAGCGGGAACTTTCGGGGTTCTCGATTTCCGCGCGGCGTTTCGCGCTTTCCACCCTTTCGCGGATATTGCAGTTCTCGCTTCCGGCGGAGCTGTTCCGTGCGCTGGAGTTCCCGAAGGGCGGGAAAGTCCGGAAGGGAAAAGCCGACTCGCTTTTGCCCGGGGAGCTCGCCGCGCTGATTCGGACGCTGGAAGGGAACAAAAACCCGAAACGGGAGAACACGGCGCATGTCCTTTTGCTGATTGCTTTCACCGGGATGCGGCTCGGCGAAGCGTGCGCGCTCAGGCTTTCGGACTTCGACTTCGTGCGGAACACCGTTCGGATACACGCGACGCTGGAACGGCTTCCGGTCGAAAACGGCGGGACGGCGGACGGGGCGAAGGGAAAAGCCCGGACCGCCCTGCGGCTGCTGCCCGCGAAGACGGCGAGCGGCGAAAGGGAAATCCCCATCCCGGAAAAGCTGCTCGCCCGGCTGAAGGAAATGGCGGCGGAAAATCCTCCCGAGGCTCCCCTGACGACGCGCGACCCCCGGACACTGCAGAACCACTTCAAGAAATTCCTGAAAGCGGCGGGTATTTCGAAAGACGCCCACATCCACACGCTGCGGCACACCTTCGCGACGCATTCGCTCTCCGCCGGGGCGGACCTGAAGACGCTCTCGGCGACCCTCGGCCACGCGAGCACCCACACGACTTTGGATTTATACGTGCACCCGACTTTCGAAAGCAAGCGCCGGCTGCAGGAGGCGTTCCGGCTATTCATCGCGCACCCGGAAAAGTGGGGCCGGCAGGGCGACGATGCGGACTGGGGAGAGGGGTTCGGGAAGGGACGGCCCTTCGGGTGA
- a CDS encoding IS630 family transposase, whose product MEKDDARKNVQSLLEKRKTIVKMKKAGFKKSKIAETCGVSRPMVDAVLSLYEKGGMNALKPKTRGRKEREKRLLSANQESEIQKLIRDKRPEQLKFKFALWTREAVAELVRSKFGVKLAKRTVGDYLKRWNFTPQKPIVRAYEQNPEAVKKWLEEEYPKIKADAVCENAEIHWADETAIVNTDVRGRSYAPCGQTPVVKAPGCRERFSMISAVNNRGKCHWMMIDGAFDATKLIDFMTALVKDVYADGKGKKVFLVMDNLRVHHSKPVKEWLEANTDKISVFYLPSYSPELNPDERLNADLKHEISSNAPARTREKLRSHAESHMKMVSNSPERVIKYFGDKHVSYAA is encoded by the coding sequence ATGGAAAAAGATGATGCAAGAAAGAATGTCCAGAGCCTTCTCGAAAAACGGAAGACAATCGTAAAAATGAAGAAGGCGGGATTCAAGAAAAGCAAGATCGCAGAGACCTGCGGCGTGAGCCGCCCCATGGTGGATGCAGTTCTATCGCTTTACGAGAAAGGCGGGATGAATGCGCTCAAGCCGAAGACAAGGGGCCGCAAGGAAAGGGAAAAAAGGCTCCTTTCCGCCAATCAAGAATCCGAGATACAGAAACTAATCCGGGACAAGCGTCCCGAACAGCTCAAGTTCAAGTTCGCCCTCTGGACCCGCGAAGCGGTTGCGGAGCTTGTCCGCAGCAAATTTGGAGTGAAGCTGGCCAAGAGAACGGTCGGCGACTACCTCAAAAGATGGAACTTCACCCCGCAAAAACCGATTGTCCGCGCGTACGAGCAAAACCCCGAAGCGGTGAAGAAGTGGCTCGAAGAGGAATACCCGAAAATAAAGGCCGATGCGGTATGCGAGAATGCGGAAATCCACTGGGCGGACGAGACCGCCATCGTGAACACGGATGTCCGTGGCCGCAGCTACGCCCCCTGCGGGCAGACCCCGGTCGTGAAGGCTCCCGGATGCAGGGAGCGCTTTTCCATGATATCGGCGGTGAACAATCGCGGGAAGTGCCACTGGATGATGATTGACGGGGCGTTCGACGCGACGAAGCTCATCGACTTCATGACGGCTCTGGTGAAGGATGTGTATGCAGACGGGAAAGGGAAGAAAGTGTTTCTCGTGATGGACAACCTGAGGGTTCACCACAGCAAGCCGGTAAAGGAATGGCTTGAAGCGAACACGGACAAGATAAGCGTATTCTACCTGCCCAGCTACAGTCCCGAGCTGAATCCTGACGAACGTCTTAATGCCGACCTGAAACACGAAATATCTTCCAACGCACCGGCTCGGACTCGCGAAAAGCTACGCTCCCATGCGGAATCCCACATGAAAATGGTGAGCAACAGCCCTGAACGAGTAATCAAGTATTTTGGCGACAAGCATGTCTCTTATGCAGCATGA
- a CDS encoding fibrobacter succinogenes major paralogous domain-containing protein, which yields MKQAIFTILLIFPLVGLASCEKDSFTDSRDGQTYRTVQIGNQTWMAENLNYHTEGSSCYGDKPANCQKYGRHYTWEAALNACPSGWHLPSMAEFDTLIATVGGVDVAGKVLKSKSGWKSDGNGTDAYGFSALPAGVHFSDDDFGDAGSFGDAGDYANFWSTTEDSRLTADLMSLKYGDDRAYLYDGIQLGRISVRCLRDSRL from the coding sequence ATGAAACAAGCGATTTTCACGATACTTCTAATCTTCCCCCTCGTCGGCCTGGCTTCCTGCGAGAAGGATTCCTTCACGGACTCCCGGGACGGTCAGACCTACAGGACCGTCCAAATAGGGAACCAGACCTGGATGGCGGAGAACCTGAACTACCATACGGAAGGCAGTTCCTGCTACGGCGACAAGCCCGCCAACTGCCAAAAGTACGGCAGGCACTACACGTGGGAAGCGGCACTAAATGCCTGCCCGAGCGGTTGGCACCTGCCGAGCATGGCGGAGTTCGATACCTTGATTGCCACTGTCGGCGGGGTAGATGTCGCCGGTAAAGTTCTCAAGTCAAAGAGCGGCTGGAAGAGCGATGGCAACGGCACGGACGCCTACGGTTTTTCCGCTCTCCCGGCGGGCGTCCACTTCAGCGACGATGACTTCGGCGACGCTGGCTCCTTCGGAGACGCCGGCGACTACGCCAACTTTTGGAGCACCACGGAGGACAGTCGCCTCACCGCCGACTTAATGAGCTTGAAATACGGCGACGACCGCGCGTACCTGTATGACGGCATACAGCTCGGCCGTATATCCGTTCGTTGCCTCCGGGACTCCCGTTTGTGA
- a CDS encoding fibrobacter succinogenes major paralogous domain-containing protein, translating to MHIKRFLFTALALFPLVGLASCEKDSFTDPRDGQTYRTVQIGNQTWMAENLNYKMKGSYCYGDKPANCQKYGRHYTWEAAMDACPSGWHLPSIAEFDTLIAAVGGLGVAGKVLKSKSCRKSDGNGTDAYGFSALPAGNRYLDGDFDHAGYDAHFWSATGRDSVDAYNMYLGCDSDYAYPLYLDKNFGLSVRCLRDSRL from the coding sequence ATGCATATTAAACGATTCCTCTTCACAGCCCTAGCCCTTTTCCCCCTCGTCGGCCTGGCTTCCTGCGAGAAGGATTCCTTCACGGACCCCCGGGACGGTCAGACCTACAGGACCGTCCAAATAGGGAACCAGACCTGGATGGCGGAGAACCTAAACTATAAAATGAAAGGCAGTTACTGCTACGGCGACAAGCCCGCCAACTGCCAAAAGTACGGCAGGCACTACACGTGGGAAGCGGCAATGGATGCCTGCCCGAGCGGTTGGCACCTGCCGAGCATAGCGGAGTTCGATACCTTGATTGCCGCTGTCGGCGGGCTGGGCGTCGCCGGTAAAGTTCTCAAGTCAAAGAGCTGCAGGAAGAGCGATGGCAACGGCACGGACGCCTACGGTTTTTCCGCTCTCCCGGCGGGCAACCGCTACCTCGATGGCGACTTCGACCACGCCGGCTACGACGCCCACTTTTGGAGCGCCACGGGGCGCGATAGCGTCGACGCCTACAACATGTACTTGGGCTGCGACTCCGACTACGCGTACCCGCTTTACCTCGACAAGAACTTCGGTTTGTCCGTTCGTTGCCTCCGGGACTCCCGTTTGTGA
- a CDS encoding fibrobacter succinogenes major paralogous domain-containing protein: MHIKRFLFTALALFPLVGLASCEKDSFTDSRDGQTYRTVQIGNQTWMAENLNYKMKGSYCYGDKPANCQKYGRHYTWEAAMDACPSGWHLPSMAEFDTLIAAVGGLGVAGKVLKSKSGWKSDGNGTDAYGFSALPEGYRYPDGDFGLAGYYANFWSATEYNSGNAYRMSMDYFSDYAYPNYLDKPLGLSVRCLRDSRL, translated from the coding sequence ATGCATATTAAACGATTCCTCTTCACAGCCCTAGCCCTTTTCCCCCTCGTCGGCCTGGCTTCCTGCGAGAAGGATTCCTTCACGGACTCCCGGGACGGTCAGACCTACAGGACCGTCCAAATAGGGAACCAGACCTGGATGGCGGAGAACCTGAACTATAAAATGAAAGGCAGTTACTGCTACGGCGACAAGCCCGCCAACTGCCAAAAGTACGGCAGGCACTATACGTGGGAAGCGGCAATGGATGCCTGCCCGAGCGGTTGGCACCTGCCGAGCATGGCGGAGTTCGATACCTTGATTGCCGCTGTCGGCGGGCTGGGCGTCGCCGGTAAAGTTCTCAAGTCAAAGAGCGGCTGGAAGAGCGATGGCAACGGCACGGACGCCTACGGTTTTTCCGCTCTCCCGGAGGGCTACCGCTACCCCGATGGCGACTTCGGCCTCGCCGGCTACTACGCCAACTTTTGGAGCGCCACGGAGTACAATAGCGGCAACGCCTACAGGATGAGCATGGACTACTTCAGCGACTACGCGTACCCGAATTACCTCGACAAGCCCCTCGGTTTGTCCGTTCGTTGCCTCCGGGACTCCCGTTTGTGA
- a CDS encoding fibrobacter succinogenes major paralogous domain-containing protein, which translates to MHIKRFLFTALALFPLVGLASCEKDSFTDPRDGQTYRTVQIGNQTWMAENLNYHTEGSSCYGDKPANCQKYGRHYTWEAAMDACPSGWHLPSMAEFDTLIATVGGLGVAGKVLKSKSGWKSDGNGTDAYGFSALPAGFHVSDAGYFGDAGDYANFWSTTEDWRLAADFMSLKYGDDRAYLYDGAKNFGLSVRCLRDSRL; encoded by the coding sequence ATGCATATTAAACGATTCCTCTTCACAGCCCTAGCCCTTTTCCCCCTCGTCGGCCTGGCTTCCTGCGAGAAGGATTCCTTCACGGACCCCCGGGACGGTCAGACCTACAGGACCGTCCAAATAGGGAACCAGACCTGGATGGCGGAGAACCTGAACTACCATACGGAAGGCAGTTCCTGCTACGGCGACAAGCCCGCCAACTGCCAAAAGTACGGCAGGCACTACACGTGGGAAGCGGCAATGGATGCCTGCCCGAGCGGTTGGCACCTGCCGAGCATGGCGGAGTTCGATACCTTGATTGCCACTGTCGGCGGGCTGGGCGTCGCCGGTAAAGTTCTCAAGTCAAAGAGCGGCTGGAAGAGCGATGGCAACGGCACGGACGCTTACGGTTTTTCCGCTCTCCCGGCGGGCTTCCACGTCAGCGACGCTGGCTACTTCGGCGACGCCGGCGACTACGCCAACTTTTGGAGCACCACGGAGGACTGGCGCCTCGCCGCCGACTTCATGAGCTTGAAATACGGCGACGACCGCGCGTACCTGTATGACGGCGCGAAGAACTTCGGTTTGTCCGTTCGTTGCCTCCGGGACTCCCGTTTGTGA
- a CDS encoding Rpn family recombination-promoting nuclease/putative transposase: MTETSRTPHDSYFRSVFKAPDRAAELLRLVAKNNRSLAEFLKTVDLSTLTEISESFSDTETFGYADLAFTVRIAGEEIENTGGNEGEKAKRSADLLVGILEEHKSSKDPNVVSQLVKYWYHIMVKTQKNIPTVAIVFYNGRERWNLDVRTMFPDYPAYYHRIGLPFVLELVDIGDSFSTNEIRDISPKIALALVAMKYVFHGEKMQSHLRTAVKMLKELPRDEAESFLTQTFLYLKKLLPQEEKEEFQMDFVKTSEAYGYETIAEAEEKALAAKYEEGVDFGFEKGRDEGIGIGMERERREMAKGFRDAGISLELIARQTGLSEEEIRKL, translated from the coding sequence ATGACCGAAACCAGCCGCACCCCGCATGACTCCTACTTCCGCTCCGTCTTCAAGGCACCGGACCGTGCCGCGGAACTTTTGCGCCTTGTCGCCAAAAACAACAGGAGCCTCGCCGAGTTCCTGAAAACCGTCGACCTATCGACCCTCACCGAAATCTCCGAATCCTTCAGCGACACGGAAACCTTCGGCTACGCGGATCTGGCGTTCACTGTCAGAATCGCCGGGGAAGAAATCGAAAATACAGGCGGAAACGAAGGCGAAAAGGCGAAGCGTTCCGCCGACCTCCTCGTCGGCATTCTGGAGGAGCACAAGTCCTCCAAGGACCCGAATGTCGTCTCGCAGCTCGTCAAGTACTGGTACCACATCATGGTCAAGACGCAAAAGAACATTCCCACCGTCGCCATCGTCTTCTATAACGGCAGGGAACGCTGGAACCTGGACGTGAGAACCATGTTCCCGGACTACCCGGCATACTACCACCGCATCGGCCTGCCGTTCGTCCTCGAGCTGGTGGACATCGGCGACAGTTTCAGCACAAACGAAATCCGGGACATCTCCCCGAAAATCGCGCTGGCTTTGGTCGCCATGAAGTACGTCTTCCATGGCGAAAAGATGCAGAGCCACCTACGCACCGCCGTGAAGATGCTGAAGGAACTGCCCCGGGACGAAGCGGAGAGTTTCCTCACGCAGACATTTCTATATTTGAAGAAACTCCTCCCGCAGGAAGAGAAAGAGGAATTCCAAATGGACTTTGTCAAGACATCCGAAGCGTACGGTTACGAAACCATCGCCGAAGCCGAAGAGAAGGCCCTTGCCGCGAAGTACGAGGAGGGGGTTGACTTTGGTTTCGAAAAGGGTCGCGACGAAGGCATCGGGATCGGCATGGAAAGGGAGCGGAGGGAAATGGCGAAAGGTTTCCGCGATGCCGGCATATCCTTGGAACTAATCGCTCGGCAAACCGGCCTTTCCGAGGAAGAAATCCGCAAGCTGTAA